A window of Agrobacterium tumefaciens contains these coding sequences:
- a CDS encoding zinc-dependent alcohol dehydrogenase: protein MKAVRLYDANDLRVEEMASPSSPPAGFVNLQVRAAGICGSDLHNYRTGQWISRRPSTAGHEFCGRITAIGDGVTDFAIGDVVSSDSRMWCGLCPACLSGRSNVCESLGFVGEVCDGGFADEVQVPAKLLVRHDPHLSPHIAAMAEPLAVALHAVRRLSVPRGEPVLVIGCGTIGGLCALILSRLHNGPLLLADLNAERARRVSDVTGGKLVTLDTAAIDATLSGGRLRYALDATGSIQAISRAIELLSGGGGLALVGISHGKLDFDPNVLVEREVSLIGCHAFCDELPEATALLTELAPALHRFIEVLPSLDDVPAAYDRLLRGESNVLKTIIDVSE, encoded by the coding sequence GCTTTGTCAATCTGCAAGTCAGGGCAGCGGGCATTTGCGGTTCCGACCTGCACAATTACCGCACCGGACAATGGATCTCCCGTCGTCCCTCCACCGCCGGTCATGAGTTCTGCGGACGCATTACGGCAATCGGCGACGGTGTGACTGATTTTGCCATAGGCGATGTTGTTTCATCGGACTCCCGCATGTGGTGCGGCCTCTGCCCTGCCTGCTTGAGTGGCCGCAGCAATGTGTGTGAAAGCTTGGGCTTTGTCGGCGAGGTGTGCGATGGCGGTTTCGCCGATGAGGTGCAGGTGCCGGCGAAGCTCCTGGTTCGCCATGATCCGCACCTCTCGCCACATATCGCTGCCATGGCAGAACCGCTCGCTGTGGCACTGCATGCGGTGCGTCGCCTTTCTGTTCCTAGAGGGGAGCCGGTGCTCGTCATCGGCTGCGGCACAATCGGCGGGCTTTGCGCTCTCATCCTCTCCCGCCTGCACAACGGCCCGCTTCTGCTCGCCGACCTGAATGCGGAACGAGCCCGACGTGTCAGTGACGTGACAGGCGGCAAGCTCGTGACACTCGACACGGCTGCGATAGACGCCACGCTTTCGGGTGGCCGCCTTCGTTATGCGCTTGACGCCACCGGCAGCATTCAGGCGATAAGCCGGGCCATCGAATTGCTCTCCGGTGGTGGCGGTCTGGCGCTTGTCGGCATCAGCCACGGCAAGCTTGATTTCGATCCCAATGTTCTTGTCGAGCGCGAAGTTTCGCTGATCGGCTGCCACGCCTTTTGTGACGAACTGCCGGAGGCGACGGCGCTTCTGACCGAACTCGCGCCGGCTCTTCACCGCTTTATCGAGGTGCTGCCCTCACTCGATGATGTCCCCGCCGCCTATGACCGATTGCTGAGGGGTGAAAGCAACGTTTTGAAGACGATAATTGACGTGTCGGAATAG
- the hutC gene encoding histidine utilization repressor: MTALSDSASPLYEKVKDFVLGNIGSGKWARNSRLPSEHELVSTLGVSRMTVNRALRELTSEGHLRRIQGVGTFVAPPKPQSTLIEISNIMTEIRARGGRHRAEVVVLERIARPEPELLLAFEFETSRPVDHSVVIHFENDLPVQLEERYVNPGLVSGYVEQDFTMAATYDYLQNATPLTEVEHLISALPASEAHARLLQIRVGDSCLVLHRKTWTGPIVATVNTLTYVGSRYSLGSRYLHGGK, encoded by the coding sequence ATGACTGCACTTTCAGATTCCGCCTCACCACTCTACGAGAAGGTGAAGGACTTCGTTCTCGGCAACATCGGCAGCGGCAAATGGGCGCGCAACAGCCGCTTGCCTTCGGAGCACGAGCTGGTTTCGACGCTCGGCGTTTCGCGCATGACCGTCAACCGGGCGCTTCGGGAGCTCACGTCGGAAGGGCATCTGCGCCGCATCCAGGGCGTAGGCACTTTTGTCGCGCCGCCAAAACCGCAGTCGACGCTGATCGAGATCAGCAACATCATGACCGAAATCAGAGCCCGTGGTGGTCGCCACCGCGCCGAGGTTGTGGTGCTGGAACGCATCGCCCGGCCAGAACCCGAACTCCTGCTTGCCTTCGAGTTTGAGACCAGCCGGCCCGTGGACCATTCGGTCGTCATTCATTTTGAAAACGACCTGCCGGTGCAGCTCGAGGAACGCTATGTCAATCCCGGCCTCGTTTCGGGTTATGTCGAGCAGGACTTCACCATGGCGGCAACCTACGACTACCTCCAGAACGCAACACCGCTCACCGAAGTGGAGCACCTGATCAGCGCCCTGCCGGCCAGCGAGGCCCATGCGCGTCTGTTGCAGATCCGGGTCGGCGACAGCTGCCTCGTTCTGCACCGCAAGACCTGGACGGGTCCGATCGTCGCGACCGTCAACACGCTGACCTATGTCGGCAGCCGCTACTCGCTTGGAAGCCGCTATCTGCACGGCGGCAAATAA
- a CDS encoding MFS transporter, which translates to MALTAVCLSALMFGLEISSVPAILPTLEEVLKADFRQLQWIMNAYTIGVTMVLMATGALADRFGRKRVFISSIAAFALSSLACGMTSNVSVLIGARFLQGLSGGAMLVCQIAILSHQFRTARERGMAFGWWGIISGVGLGFGPIIGGAMVALWSWEWVFLVHVALGILTWLLAAGGVRESRDPEAARLDLAGMATLSLAVFCLAFFITQGPELGFSSPMALLILGVSVASFIAFVFAEKRTQRPMFDFSVFRIRSFSGAIIGSAAMNISFWPFMIYLPIWFQAGLGYDSVTAGLGLLAYTLPALVVPPLAERLSLRYQPRLVIPAGLFTIGLGFMLMKFGSGIERASWLTMLPGCILAGIGLGLTNTPVTNTTTGAVSPARSGMASGMDMSARMISLAINIPIMGFILVEGVRASLRINLPAGLDTKTLQAVAERIAAGTAGASAQGISEEVVHQALADGFGLVMLYACISVWILAAISYIIFGPARKDTARLASWR; encoded by the coding sequence ATGGCGCTCACTGCCGTTTGTCTTTCCGCTCTGATGTTCGGACTGGAGATCTCCAGCGTTCCGGCCATCCTGCCTACACTTGAAGAGGTGTTAAAGGCGGATTTTCGTCAGCTTCAATGGATCATGAACGCCTATACGATCGGCGTGACCATGGTGCTGATGGCGACGGGCGCACTAGCCGACCGCTTCGGTCGCAAACGAGTCTTTATTTCAAGTATTGCCGCTTTTGCGCTTTCCTCCCTCGCCTGTGGAATGACAAGTAACGTATCAGTTCTGATCGGCGCCCGTTTCCTGCAGGGTTTGAGCGGCGGAGCGATGCTGGTGTGTCAGATCGCCATCCTGTCGCATCAGTTCCGTACCGCGCGGGAGCGCGGCATGGCTTTCGGCTGGTGGGGCATCATCTCAGGCGTGGGGCTGGGTTTCGGCCCAATCATCGGCGGGGCCATGGTTGCCCTTTGGAGCTGGGAATGGGTGTTCCTCGTCCATGTGGCACTCGGCATTCTAACGTGGCTGCTCGCTGCGGGCGGTGTCCGAGAATCGCGCGATCCGGAGGCGGCGCGCCTTGATCTTGCCGGAATGGCCACGCTTTCGCTCGCCGTTTTTTGTCTTGCCTTCTTCATCACGCAGGGGCCCGAGCTCGGTTTTTCGAGCCCGATGGCGCTTCTCATCCTTGGAGTCTCGGTTGCAAGCTTCATTGCCTTCGTGTTTGCTGAAAAGCGCACGCAGAGGCCGATGTTCGATTTCTCCGTGTTCCGCATCCGGTCTTTTTCCGGGGCGATCATTGGTTCTGCGGCGATGAATATCAGCTTTTGGCCGTTCATGATCTATCTGCCGATCTGGTTTCAGGCGGGTCTCGGTTATGACAGCGTCACCGCCGGCCTCGGCCTGCTTGCCTATACGCTGCCGGCGCTGGTGGTGCCACCCTTGGCGGAACGTCTGTCGTTGCGTTATCAGCCGCGCCTCGTCATTCCGGCAGGACTGTTCACCATCGGCCTGGGTTTTATGCTGATGAAATTTGGGAGCGGCATCGAACGTGCGAGCTGGCTTACAATGCTGCCCGGCTGCATCCTCGCCGGCATCGGGCTCGGCCTGACCAATACGCCGGTAACCAACACCACCACAGGCGCGGTTTCTCCCGCCCGCTCCGGCATGGCGTCCGGCATGGACATGAGCGCGCGCATGATCTCGCTTGCAATCAACATCCCCATCATGGGCTTCATTCTGGTGGAAGGCGTCCGTGCCTCGCTGCGGATCAATCTGCCCGCCGGTCTCGATACCAAAACGCTTCAGGCGGTTGCGGAACGGATCGCCGCGGGCACTGCCGGCGCCTCGGCGCAGGGCATTTCGGAGGAAGTCGTCCATCAGGCGCTTGCGGACGGTTTTGGTCTGGTCATGCTTTACGCATGCATCAGCGTCTGGATACTCGCCGCCATCAGTTACATAATCTTTGGTCCAGCGCGGAAGGATACTGCTCGTCTTGCGAGTTGGCGATAG
- a CDS encoding LysR family transcriptional regulator, producing the protein MIALDVEAVEAFVTIAEMQSFTRAAEALGTTQGAISVKLKRLEDRVGHRLLERTPRSVRLSAQGAVFLAPAREFLAAHDRALAGLSAPRRRFGLGIAAHVAGPEVPALLARLNDHDPGLTIEVRMDNSRSLLDAFDRGEIDAAIIRREDDRRDGEVLGPEHFGWYAAPQFVHRQGEPLRLAALSPACGVRDIASRALDGAGIAWTEVFLGGTSSMVTAAVSAGLAISAFSCRLAPPGTVEVSQRFGLPSLPSTEIIMFSTLTDSRSREALRTLAAAFREHRPT; encoded by the coding sequence ATGATCGCGCTGGATGTGGAGGCGGTCGAGGCCTTCGTCACGATCGCCGAGATGCAAAGTTTCACCCGTGCGGCCGAAGCGCTGGGTACGACCCAGGGCGCGATCAGCGTCAAGCTCAAGCGATTGGAAGACAGGGTCGGCCATCGGTTGCTCGAACGCACGCCGCGTTCTGTGCGTCTCTCCGCCCAAGGGGCGGTCTTTCTAGCGCCCGCCCGTGAGTTTCTGGCTGCGCACGACAGGGCGCTGGCAGGACTTTCCGCCCCACGCAGGCGCTTTGGCCTCGGCATTGCAGCACATGTGGCGGGACCTGAGGTTCCGGCCCTGCTTGCGCGTCTCAATGACCACGATCCCGGCCTGACGATTGAAGTGCGGATGGATAACTCCCGTTCCCTGCTCGATGCCTTTGACAGGGGAGAAATTGACGCAGCCATCATCAGGCGGGAGGATGATCGGCGGGATGGCGAAGTGCTCGGGCCGGAGCATTTCGGCTGGTACGCCGCTCCACAATTCGTGCATCGCCAAGGTGAACCATTGCGTCTTGCGGCACTGTCTCCCGCGTGTGGCGTGCGTGATATTGCCAGCCGCGCCCTGGACGGGGCTGGCATAGCCTGGACGGAGGTTTTCCTGGGCGGCACATCGTCCATGGTAACCGCCGCCGTTTCGGCCGGACTTGCGATTTCCGCCTTCTCCTGCCGCCTTGCCCCACCCGGCACCGTGGAGGTGAGCCAGCGTTTTGGGCTGCCTTCCCTGCCTTCCACCGAAATCATCATGTTCTCGACCCTGACGGACAGCAGGTCGCGTGAGGCGTTGCGAACACTCGCTGCCGCTTTTCGCGAGCATCGACCGACCTGA
- a CDS encoding pyrroline-5-carboxylate reductase, with translation MPLPQKIGFIGTGAITDAMVRGLLARPAAVPHVMVSQRSADVSAELAADFSQVIVSSDNQAIVDGCDTVMLAIRPQIAEEVVRPLRFRDGQKVISVVAATSREALLDWIDADVHLTQAIPLPFVARRKGVTAIYPVDRDTAAIFNVLGGAVECETKAEYDLLAAGSALMATYFGIMQTATEWLSENGLPEEKARAYLAPLFAGLSEVAVLAGSKADFHEISREFATKGGLNEQVLNDFDGKGGSKALKEALSRVLQRITR, from the coding sequence ATGCCCCTTCCCCAAAAAATCGGTTTTATCGGAACAGGCGCCATCACCGACGCGATGGTCCGCGGCCTGCTTGCCAGACCCGCCGCCGTACCACATGTCATGGTTTCCCAGCGCAGCGCAGATGTTTCGGCTGAATTGGCCGCCGATTTTTCGCAGGTAATCGTCTCAAGCGACAATCAGGCTATCGTCGATGGCTGCGACACCGTCATGCTGGCAATCCGTCCCCAGATCGCCGAAGAGGTCGTCCGGCCGTTACGGTTCAGGGACGGACAGAAAGTCATCAGCGTCGTGGCTGCAACCAGCAGGGAAGCCCTTCTCGACTGGATCGATGCGGATGTGCATCTAACCCAGGCGATCCCGCTGCCCTTCGTTGCCCGCCGTAAAGGCGTTACCGCCATTTATCCCGTCGATAGGGATACGGCCGCAATTTTCAACGTCCTCGGCGGTGCTGTGGAATGTGAAACCAAGGCCGAATACGACCTTCTGGCCGCCGGCAGTGCTCTGATGGCTACTTATTTCGGCATCATGCAGACAGCAACGGAATGGTTGTCCGAAAACGGACTGCCGGAAGAAAAGGCGCGTGCCTATCTTGCCCCCCTCTTTGCCGGCCTCTCGGAGGTTGCGGTGTTGGCCGGAAGCAAGGCGGACTTTCACGAGATCAGCCGTGAATTCGCCACCAAAGGCGGCCTCAACGAACAAGTGCTCAACGACTTCGACGGGAAAGGCGGTTCAAAGGCCTTGAAAGAGGCATTGAGCCGCGTGCTCCAGCGGATTACGCGATAG
- a CDS encoding MFS transporter, with product MSAAKSSASSFAPLAQPVFAVLWAATVLGNTGSFMRDVASSWLMTDLSASPAAVAMVQAAGTLPIFLLAIPAGVLTDILDRRKFLIAVQLLLASVSVTLMVLAHTGLLSVSALIGLTFLGGIGAALMGPTWQAIVPELVKREDIKSAVALNSLGINIARSIGPAAGGILLAAFGAAFTYGADVASYFVVIAALLWWPRVKNADDALAEGFLGAFRAGLRYTRASKPLHVVLLRAAIFFAFASAVWALLPLVARQLLGGDASFYGILLGAVGAGAIGGALVMPKLRERFDADALLLGAAVITALVMAALSLAPPKWLAIIVLLFLGGAWITALTTLNGAAQSVLPNWVRGRGLAVYLTVFNGAMTAGSLGWGTVGEATGVPGALLIGAAGLLVAGLIMHRLKLPAGDADMVPSNHWPEPLVAEPVAHDRGPVLILIEYNVEKHHRSAFLHALDELSQERRRDGAYGWGVTEDSADPQKIVEWFMVESWAEHLRQHKRVSNADADLQGKVLAYHSGLEKPVVRHFLTINRPGKA from the coding sequence ATGAGCGCCGCAAAATCCTCGGCGAGCAGTTTTGCTCCGCTTGCGCAACCCGTCTTCGCGGTCCTCTGGGCCGCCACGGTACTCGGCAATACCGGCAGCTTTATGCGCGATGTCGCCAGTTCCTGGCTGATGACCGATCTATCTGCCTCTCCGGCTGCCGTCGCCATGGTGCAGGCAGCCGGAACCCTGCCGATCTTTCTTCTGGCGATCCCGGCCGGCGTGCTGACCGATATTCTCGACCGCCGCAAGTTCCTGATCGCAGTTCAGCTGTTGCTGGCCTCCGTCAGCGTCACCCTTATGGTCCTTGCGCACACCGGCCTGTTATCCGTCAGCGCCCTGATCGGTCTCACCTTCCTCGGCGGTATCGGTGCCGCCCTGATGGGGCCGACCTGGCAGGCCATCGTGCCGGAACTGGTGAAGCGCGAGGATATCAAGAGCGCCGTGGCTCTGAACTCGCTCGGCATCAATATCGCCCGTTCTATCGGTCCGGCTGCCGGCGGCATCCTGCTTGCGGCCTTCGGCGCGGCCTTTACCTATGGCGCCGATGTCGCCAGTTACTTTGTCGTCATCGCCGCCCTTCTGTGGTGGCCGCGGGTAAAGAACGCTGATGATGCCCTGGCCGAAGGTTTCCTCGGCGCATTCCGGGCCGGCCTTCGGTACACCCGTGCCAGCAAGCCATTGCATGTCGTGCTGCTGCGGGCGGCGATCTTCTTTGCTTTTGCCAGCGCCGTCTGGGCGCTGCTTCCCCTTGTTGCCCGGCAATTGCTCGGCGGAGACGCGAGCTTTTATGGCATCCTGCTCGGTGCTGTCGGCGCTGGCGCCATCGGCGGCGCGCTGGTCATGCCGAAGCTGCGCGAACGTTTCGATGCAGATGCCCTGCTTCTCGGTGCTGCCGTCATTACCGCCCTGGTCATGGCCGCGCTTTCACTCGCTCCGCCAAAGTGGCTTGCGATCATCGTCCTGCTGTTCCTCGGCGGCGCATGGATCACGGCCCTGACGACGCTGAATGGGGCAGCCCAGTCAGTTCTGCCGAACTGGGTGCGTGGCCGTGGCCTTGCTGTCTATCTGACCGTCTTCAATGGCGCAATGACAGCCGGTAGCCTTGGCTGGGGTACTGTTGGTGAAGCCACGGGCGTGCCGGGAGCATTGCTGATCGGCGCTGCGGGACTGCTGGTTGCGGGCCTTATCATGCACCGCCTCAAACTGCCTGCGGGCGATGCGGATATGGTGCCTTCCAACCACTGGCCGGAACCGCTCGTCGCCGAGCCGGTGGCCCATGATCGCGGCCCGGTTCTGATCCTGATCGAATATAATGTTGAAAAGCATCACCGCTCCGCTTTCCTGCATGCACTCGACGAACTCTCCCAGGAACGTCGCCGCGATGGCGCCTATGGGTGGGGTGTGACGGAAGACTCCGCCGATCCACAGAAGATCGTCGAATGGTTCATGGTGGAATCCTGGGCGGAACATCTTCGCCAGCACAAGCGGGTCTCCAATGCCGACGCAGATTTGCAGGGCAAGGTGCTGGCTTATCATTCCGGGCTGGAAAAACCTGTCGTGCGCCACTTCCTGACGATCAACCGTCCGGGCAAGGCGTAA
- a CDS encoding DoxX family protein, whose translation MTEPSSTLRLRSFLADIVAAPATITLALLALCSAYIQGPLTKIFDFPGAIAEMNHFGLQPAFAFAVVVILFELTASALVVSGFLRWAGALALAGFTLLATFIALRFWEMAPGMDRMMATNAFFEHLGLAGAFIIVAAIDLTKGTGK comes from the coding sequence ATGACCGAGCCATCTTCAACCCTTCGCCTTCGGAGCTTCCTTGCGGATATCGTTGCCGCACCCGCCACAATAACCCTTGCGCTTCTTGCGCTTTGCTCGGCCTATATTCAGGGGCCGCTGACGAAGATTTTCGACTTTCCGGGGGCGATTGCCGAGATGAACCATTTTGGGCTCCAGCCGGCATTCGCATTCGCCGTCGTCGTCATCCTGTTCGAACTCACTGCCTCCGCTCTGGTCGTGTCGGGCTTCCTGCGCTGGGCCGGAGCCTTGGCACTCGCAGGCTTCACTCTTCTCGCCACCTTCATCGCTCTCCGCTTCTGGGAAATGGCGCCCGGCATGGATCGCATGATGGCCACCAATGCTTTCTTTGAACATCTTGGCCTTGCTGGCGCCTTCATCATTGTCGCTGCAATCGATCTCACGAAAGGAACCGGCAAATGA
- a CDS encoding amidohydrolase, translating into MPTRRTFLGAASSLAFSNLFSPAKAADPIKSGASSMHPDTILHNGRVTTLDRGNPNATAVAIKDGLFLEVGSDAEVMALAGPETQIIDLKGKRVLPGLIDNHTHVVRGGLNFNMELRWDGVRSLADAMDMLKRQVAITPAPQWVRVVGGFTEHQFVEKRLPTIEEINAVAPDTPVFLLHLYDRALLNGAALRAVGYTRDTPNPPGGEITRDANGNPTGLLLAKPNAGILYSTLAKGPKLPLDYQVNSTRHFMRELNRLGVTGVIDAGGGFQNYPDDYEVIQKLSDENQMTVRLAYNLFTQKPKQEKEDFLNWTQSVKYKQGNDYFRHNGAGEMLVFSAADFEDFRQPRPDMPPEMEGELEDVVRILAENRWPWRLHATYDETISRALDVFEKVNRDIPLAGLNWFFDHAETISDRSIDRISALGGGIATQHRMAYQGEYFVERYGQGVAEATPPIRRMLDKGVNVSAGTDATRVASYNPWVSLFWMVTGKTVGGMQLYPRANCLDRETALRMWTENVTWFSNEEGKKGRIEKGQFADLVVPDKDFFSCAEDEISFLTSELTMVGGKIVYGAGDFKALDESNIPPAMPDWSPVRKFGGYAAWGEPDGAGARSLRRTAISTCGCASDCGVHGHDHAGAWTSKLPIADLKGFFGALGCSCWAV; encoded by the coding sequence ATGCCGACACGACGCACTTTCCTCGGCGCGGCATCCAGTCTCGCCTTTTCGAATCTGTTTTCACCGGCTAAGGCCGCTGATCCCATCAAGAGCGGAGCTTCGTCCATGCATCCAGATACCATCCTTCACAATGGCCGCGTCACGACACTTGATCGTGGCAATCCGAATGCAACGGCAGTCGCGATCAAGGATGGCCTGTTTCTCGAGGTGGGAAGCGATGCCGAGGTCATGGCCCTTGCCGGGCCGGAAACGCAGATCATCGATCTCAAGGGCAAGCGCGTGCTGCCCGGTCTGATCGACAACCACACTCACGTCGTGCGTGGGGGGCTGAACTTCAATATGGAACTGCGCTGGGACGGCGTGCGCTCGCTTGCAGATGCCATGGACATGCTGAAACGCCAGGTCGCGATAACGCCAGCTCCGCAATGGGTGCGCGTCGTTGGCGGTTTTACCGAGCACCAATTCGTCGAAAAGCGTCTGCCGACCATCGAAGAGATCAATGCGGTGGCGCCGGATACGCCGGTGTTCCTTCTGCATCTCTATGACCGGGCGCTGCTGAACGGTGCCGCCCTTCGCGCTGTTGGCTACACCAGGGATACGCCGAACCCGCCCGGCGGCGAGATCACCCGCGATGCCAACGGCAATCCCACAGGCCTGCTGCTCGCCAAGCCGAATGCCGGCATTCTCTATTCGACGCTTGCCAAAGGGCCGAAGCTGCCGCTCGACTATCAGGTCAATTCCACCCGCCATTTCATGCGCGAGCTGAACCGGCTGGGTGTGACCGGCGTGATCGACGCCGGCGGCGGCTTCCAGAACTATCCTGATGATTACGAGGTAATCCAGAAGCTGTCGGATGAGAACCAGATGACAGTTCGGCTGGCCTACAACCTCTTCACGCAGAAGCCGAAACAGGAAAAGGAAGACTTCCTCAACTGGACGCAGTCGGTCAAATACAAGCAGGGCAACGATTATTTCCGGCATAATGGTGCGGGTGAAATGCTCGTCTTTTCCGCGGCCGATTTCGAGGATTTTCGTCAGCCGCGGCCCGATATGCCGCCGGAGATGGAAGGCGAGCTTGAAGATGTTGTCCGGATACTCGCGGAAAACCGCTGGCCCTGGCGTCTGCATGCCACCTATGACGAGACCATTTCGCGGGCGCTGGATGTCTTTGAAAAGGTCAATCGTGATATCCCGCTCGCAGGGCTTAACTGGTTCTTCGACCATGCTGAAACCATCTCCGATCGCTCCATCGACCGTATTTCTGCGCTTGGCGGCGGCATCGCCACCCAGCACCGCATGGCCTATCAGGGCGAATATTTCGTCGAGCGTTATGGCCAGGGGGTAGCTGAAGCCACACCACCGATCCGGCGCATGCTCGACAAGGGTGTGAACGTTTCGGCCGGAACGGACGCAACGCGGGTCGCCTCCTATAATCCGTGGGTGTCGCTGTTCTGGATGGTAACCGGCAAGACAGTCGGCGGCATGCAGCTTTATCCGCGCGCCAATTGTCTCGACCGCGAAACGGCGCTGCGCATGTGGACGGAAAACGTCACCTGGTTCTCCAACGAAGAAGGCAAGAAGGGGCGCATCGAGAAGGGCCAGTTCGCCGATCTCGTGGTGCCGGACAAGGACTTCTTCTCCTGCGCGGAAGACGAAATCTCCTTCCTCACCTCGGAACTGACCATGGTGGGTGGCAAGATCGTCTATGGCGCCGGCGACTTCAAGGCACTGGACGAAAGCAATATTCCGCCGGCCATGCCCGATTGGTCGCCAGTGCGCAAGTTCGGCGGCTATGCAGCCTGGGGTGAACCGGATGGCGCGGGCGCCCGCTCGCTGCGCCGCACGGCCATCTCCACCTGCGGCTGCGCCAGCGATTGCGGTGTCCATGGTCATGACCATGCCGGTGCCTGGACATCGAAACTGCCGATTGCCGATCTCAAAGGTTTCTTCGGTGCCTTGGGCTGCTCCTGCTGGGCAGTATAA
- a CDS encoding XapX domain-containing protein: MKVYLLSLGAGLLVGIVYSLLNVRSPAPPVIALVGLLGILVGEQIIPFAKTIVGKEPSAVSWINQIKPHMFGHMPRGGAEASDLAEVKQTINREKS; this comes from the coding sequence ATGAAAGTCTATCTTCTGTCACTTGGCGCCGGCCTGTTGGTCGGCATTGTTTACAGCTTGCTCAACGTGCGCTCCCCCGCGCCGCCCGTCATCGCGCTCGTCGGTCTGCTCGGCATTCTGGTTGGAGAGCAGATCATACCTTTCGCGAAGACGATTGTCGGCAAAGAACCGTCTGCAGTCTCCTGGATCAACCAGATCAAACCGCATATGTTCGGCCATATGCCCAGAGGTGGCGCTGAAGCATCCGACCTTGCCGAAGTCAAACAGACCATCAACCGGGAGAAAAGCTGA
- a CDS encoding hydrolase gives MSKLEVLTPANSQLIFIDQQPQMAFGVQSIDRQTLKNNVVGLAKAAKIFNIPTTITTVETESFSGNTFPELLAVYPENDILERTSMNSWDDQNVRDALAKNAANGRKKIVVSGLWTEVCNTTFALSALHDVPDYEIYMVADASGGTSSDAHKYAMDRMVQAGVIPVTWQQVLLEWQRDWAHKETYDAVTSLVKEHSGAYGMGIDYAVTHVHGGAERVKHGKRIGPNPAKK, from the coding sequence ATGTCCAAACTCGAAGTCCTTACTCCCGCCAACAGCCAGCTCATCTTCATCGACCAGCAGCCACAAATGGCTTTCGGCGTGCAGTCGATCGATCGCCAGACCCTGAAGAACAATGTCGTAGGTCTCGCCAAGGCGGCAAAAATCTTCAACATCCCGACGACAATCACCACGGTGGAAACGGAAAGCTTCTCCGGCAACACGTTCCCTGAACTACTGGCTGTCTACCCGGAGAACGACATCCTTGAGCGCACCTCCATGAACTCCTGGGACGACCAGAACGTCCGCGATGCGCTGGCGAAGAATGCCGCCAATGGCCGCAAGAAGATCGTCGTCTCCGGTCTTTGGACGGAAGTGTGCAACACGACCTTTGCGCTCTCGGCCCTGCATGATGTTCCAGATTATGAGATCTACATGGTCGCCGATGCTTCCGGCGGCACTTCGTCCGACGCCCACAAATATGCGATGGACCGCATGGTTCAGGCCGGTGTCATTCCCGTCACTTGGCAGCAGGTGCTGCTCGAATGGCAGCGCGACTGGGCACACAAGGAAACCTACGACGCCGTGACGTCGCTGGTGAAGGAACATTCCGGCGCGTACGGCATGGGCATCGATTATGCCGTCACCCATGTCCATGGCGGTGCAGAGCGTGTCAAACACGGCAAGCGCATCGGCCCGAACCCGGCCAAGAAATAA
- a CDS encoding ring-cleaving dioxygenase produces MIKDIKGLHHVTSMASDARQNNSFFTDTLGLRRVKKTVNFDEPSVYHLYYGDETGTPGTVMTYFPFANMMAGRPGVGEVGETQFSVPKGSLGFWKDRLIAKGTAGLQADTVFGAQRLRFTGPDGDGLALIETDNDARAPWLAEGISEDHAIRGFTGARFNLNDTAATEELLRFMGYERADAEGDVTRFVIPGGNGADTIDLAALPKTPFARPGAGSVHHIAFAVENREKQLEVRKALMDTGYHVTPVIDRDYFWAIYFRTPGGILFEIATNEPGFDRDEDTAHLGEALKLPTQYEPFRNQIEANLTPLAA; encoded by the coding sequence ATGATCAAGGATATCAAGGGCCTGCACCACGTTACCTCGATGGCGTCGGATGCGCGGCAGAACAACAGCTTTTTCACCGATACGCTCGGCCTGCGCAGGGTCAAGAAAACCGTCAACTTCGATGAGCCGAGCGTCTATCACCTTTATTACGGTGACGAAACGGGAACCCCCGGCACGGTGATGACCTACTTTCCCTTCGCCAACATGATGGCCGGCCGTCCGGGCGTTGGCGAAGTGGGCGAGACCCAGTTTTCCGTTCCCAAGGGTTCGCTCGGCTTCTGGAAAGATCGACTGATTGCCAAGGGCACTGCCGGCCTCCAGGCTGACACGGTCTTCGGTGCGCAGCGTCTGCGCTTCACTGGTCCGGATGGCGACGGCCTCGCGCTGATCGAGACGGACAATGATGCCCGCGCTCCATGGCTTGCCGAGGGCATCTCTGAAGACCACGCCATACGCGGCTTCACCGGCGCAAGGTTTAATCTCAACGACACGGCCGCAACCGAGGAACTGCTTCGCTTCATGGGATATGAGCGCGCCGATGCAGAAGGCGATGTGACGCGCTTTGTCATTCCCGGCGGCAACGGGGCCGATACGATCGATCTTGCAGCTCTGCCGAAGACGCCGTTTGCGCGGCCCGGTGCCGGTTCAGTCCACCACATCGCTTTTGCGGTCGAAAACCGTGAAAAGCAGCTGGAGGTGCGCAAGGCGCTGATGGATACGGGCTATCACGTAACCCCAGTCATAGACCGCGACTACTTCTGGGCGATCTACTTCCGCACACCGGGCGGCATCCTGTTCGAAATCGCTACGAATGAACCGGGTTTCGACCGCGACGAGGATACCGCGCATCTGGGCGAAGCGCTGAAGCTGCCGACCCAGTACGAGCCTTTCCGCAACCAGATCGAGGCGAACCTCACGCCTCTTGCGGCATAA